A DNA window from Streptomyces parvus contains the following coding sequences:
- the priA gene encoding bifunctional 1-(5-phosphoribosyl)-5-((5-phosphoribosylamino)methylideneamino)imidazole-4-carboxamide isomerase/phosphoribosylanthranilate isomerase PriA translates to MPKLELLPAVDVRDGQAVRLVHGESGSETSYGSPLEAALAWQSAGAEWLHLVDLDAAFGTGDNRALIAEVAGAMDIKVELSGGIRDDASLEAALATGCRRVNLGTAALETPEWVAKVIAEHGDKIAVGLDVRGTTLRGRGWTRDGGDLYETLARLDAEGCARYVVTDIAKDGTLEGPNLGLLRDVCAVTDRPVVASGGVSSLDDLRAISLLVPEGVEGAIVGKALYAKAFTLEEALKAVAA, encoded by the coding sequence ATGCCGAAGCTTGAACTGCTCCCCGCCGTCGACGTCCGCGACGGCCAGGCCGTCCGCCTCGTCCACGGCGAGTCCGGCTCCGAGACCTCCTACGGCTCCCCGCTGGAGGCCGCCCTCGCCTGGCAGTCCGCCGGCGCCGAGTGGCTGCACCTCGTCGACCTGGACGCCGCCTTCGGCACAGGTGACAACCGCGCCCTGATCGCCGAGGTCGCCGGGGCCATGGACATCAAGGTCGAGCTGTCCGGCGGCATCCGCGACGACGCCTCGCTGGAGGCCGCGCTCGCCACCGGCTGCCGCCGCGTCAACCTCGGCACCGCCGCCCTGGAGACCCCCGAGTGGGTCGCCAAGGTCATCGCCGAGCACGGCGACAAGATCGCCGTCGGCCTCGACGTCCGCGGCACCACCCTGCGCGGCCGCGGCTGGACCCGCGACGGCGGCGACCTCTACGAGACCCTCGCCCGCCTCGACGCCGAGGGCTGCGCCCGCTACGTCGTCACCGACATCGCCAAGGACGGCACCCTGGAAGGCCCCAACCTCGGCCTCCTGCGCGACGTCTGCGCCGTCACCGACCGCCCGGTCGTCGCCTCCGGCGGAGTCTCGTCCCTGGACGACCTCCGTGCCATCTCCCTCCTCGTCCCCGAAGGCGTCGAGGGCGCGATCGTCGGCAAGGCGCTGTACGCGAAGGCGTTCACGCTGGAAGAGGCGCTCAAGGCGGTCGCCGCATGA
- a CDS encoding lipase: MQQHLPSGTIPPRPSRPSRSGTFTGRSRRLTGLATACAATAGLLMTALVPGAQAADNPYERGPAPTNASIEASRGSYATSQTSVSSLAVSGFGGGTIYYPTSTADGTFGAVVISPGFTAYESSIAWLGPRLASQGFVVFTIDTNTTLDQPDSRGRQLLAALDYLTQRSSVRTRVDAGRLGVMGHSMGGGGTLEAAKSRTSLKAAIPLTGWNTDKTWPELRTPTLVVGADGDSVAPVATHSEPFYESLPGSLDKAYLELRGASHFTPNTSDTTIAKYSISWLKRFIDNDTRYEQFLCPLPRPSLTIAEYRGNCPHTA, from the coding sequence GTGCAGCAGCACCTCCCCTCCGGCACCATCCCCCCGCGCCCTTCCCGCCCGAGCCGCTCCGGTACGTTCACGGGTCGCTCCCGTAGGCTGACGGGTCTGGCGACCGCCTGTGCGGCCACCGCCGGTCTCCTGATGACCGCCCTGGTCCCGGGCGCCCAGGCCGCCGACAACCCCTACGAGCGCGGCCCGGCCCCCACCAACGCCTCCATCGAGGCGAGCCGGGGTTCGTACGCCACCTCCCAGACCTCTGTCTCCTCGCTCGCCGTGAGCGGATTCGGCGGCGGCACGATCTACTACCCGACGTCCACCGCCGACGGCACCTTCGGCGCGGTCGTCATCTCGCCGGGCTTCACCGCCTACGAGTCCTCCATCGCCTGGCTCGGACCGCGTCTGGCCTCCCAGGGCTTCGTCGTCTTCACCATCGACACCAACACCACGCTCGACCAGCCCGACAGCCGGGGCCGCCAACTTCTCGCCGCCCTGGACTACCTGACCCAGCGCAGCTCGGTACGGACACGGGTCGACGCCGGACGCCTCGGCGTGATGGGCCACTCGATGGGCGGCGGCGGCACCCTGGAGGCCGCCAAGAGCCGTACGTCGCTGAAGGCGGCGATACCGCTGACCGGCTGGAACACCGACAAGACCTGGCCCGAACTGCGCACGCCCACCCTCGTGGTGGGGGCGGACGGCGACAGCGTCGCCCCGGTCGCCACGCACTCCGAGCCGTTCTACGAGTCGCTGCCCGGCTCCCTGGACAAGGCGTACCTGGAGCTGCGCGGCGCCTCGCACTTCACGCCGAACACCTCCGACACGACCATCGCCAAGTACAGCATCTCCTGGCTGAAGCGATTCATCGACAATGACACCCGCTACGAGCAGTTCCTCTGCCCGCTTCCGCGGCCGAGCCTGACCATCGCGGAGTACCGGGGGAACTGCCCGCACACCGCGTAG
- a CDS encoding histidinol-phosphate transaminase has translation MTNGSTTPRNPWDELPIRDELRGQSPYGAPQLDVPVRLNTNENPYPLPEALVERIAERVREAARGLNRYPDRDAVELRTELARYLTRTAGHAVTAANVWAANGSNEVLQQLLQTFGGPGRTAIGFEPSYSMHALISRGTGTGWISGPRNDDFTIDVDAARAAVAEHRPEVVFITSPNNPTGTAVEAETVLALYDAAQAAGPSIVVVDEAYGEFSHHPSLLPLIEGRRNLIVSRTMSKAFGAAGLRLGYLAADPAVVDAVQLVRLPYHLSSVTQATALAALEHTDTLLGYVAQLKSERDRLVAELRAIGYEVTDSDANFVQFGRFDDSHAVWQSILDRGVLVRDNGVPGWLRVTAGTPAENDAFLDAVRELKKEHDA, from the coding sequence GTGACGAACGGCAGCACCACCCCCCGCAACCCCTGGGACGAGCTCCCCATCCGCGACGAACTGCGCGGCCAGTCCCCGTACGGAGCACCCCAGCTCGACGTCCCCGTACGCCTCAACACCAACGAGAACCCCTACCCGCTCCCCGAGGCACTGGTCGAGCGGATCGCCGAGCGGGTCCGCGAGGCCGCCCGCGGCCTCAACCGCTACCCCGACCGGGACGCCGTCGAGCTCCGCACCGAGCTGGCCCGCTACCTCACCCGGACCGCCGGACACGCGGTGACGGCCGCCAACGTCTGGGCCGCCAACGGCTCCAACGAGGTCCTCCAGCAGCTGCTGCAGACCTTCGGCGGGCCCGGCCGCACCGCGATCGGTTTCGAACCCTCGTACTCCATGCACGCCCTGATCTCCCGGGGCACCGGCACCGGCTGGATCTCCGGGCCGCGCAACGACGACTTCACCATCGACGTGGACGCCGCCCGCGCCGCCGTCGCCGAGCACCGGCCCGAGGTCGTCTTCATCACCTCGCCCAACAACCCCACCGGCACCGCCGTCGAGGCCGAGACCGTCCTCGCCCTGTACGACGCCGCCCAGGCAGCCGGGCCCTCGATCGTCGTCGTCGACGAGGCGTACGGCGAGTTCAGCCACCACCCCTCGCTGCTGCCGCTGATCGAGGGCCGCCGCAACCTGATCGTCTCCCGGACGATGTCCAAGGCGTTCGGCGCGGCCGGGCTGCGCCTCGGCTACCTCGCCGCCGACCCGGCCGTGGTCGACGCCGTCCAGCTGGTCCGGCTCCCGTACCACCTCTCCTCCGTCACCCAGGCCACCGCGCTCGCCGCCCTGGAGCACACCGATACGCTGCTGGGGTACGTCGCGCAGCTCAAGAGCGAGCGCGACCGGCTGGTGGCCGAGCTGCGCGCCATCGGCTACGAGGTCACCGACTCGGACGCCAACTTCGTCCAGTTCGGCCGCTTCGACGACAGCCACGCCGTCTGGCAGAGCATCCTCGACCGGGGCGTCCTGGTCCGGGACAACGGCGTACCGGGCTGGCTGCGGGTCACCGCGGGCACCCCGGCAGAGAACGACGCGTTCCTCGATGCGGTACGCGAACTCAAGAAGGAGCACGACGCATGA
- the hisH gene encoding imidazole glycerol phosphate synthase subunit HisH: protein MSENQKKVVVFDYGFGNVRSAERALARVGADVEITRDYDRAMNADGLLVPGVGAFSACMDGLKRARGDWIVGRRLAGGRPVMGICVGMQILFERGIEHGVETEGLDEWPGTVGPLKADVVPHMGWNTVDAPEDSRLFAGLDPEARYYFVHSYAAHDWTLEVTNAKIRAPKVTWSTHGERFVAAVENGALWATQFHPEKSGDAGAQLLTNWIETL from the coding sequence ATGAGCGAGAACCAGAAGAAGGTCGTCGTCTTCGACTACGGCTTCGGCAACGTCCGGTCCGCCGAGCGGGCCCTCGCCCGCGTCGGCGCGGACGTCGAGATCACCCGCGACTACGACCGCGCGATGAACGCCGACGGGCTGCTCGTCCCCGGCGTCGGCGCGTTCTCCGCCTGCATGGACGGGCTGAAGCGGGCCCGCGGCGACTGGATCGTCGGCCGCCGGCTGGCCGGCGGCCGCCCCGTCATGGGCATCTGCGTCGGCATGCAGATCCTCTTCGAGCGCGGCATCGAGCACGGAGTGGAGACCGAGGGCCTGGACGAATGGCCCGGCACGGTCGGCCCCCTGAAGGCCGACGTCGTCCCGCACATGGGCTGGAACACCGTCGACGCCCCCGAGGACTCCCGGCTCTTCGCCGGCCTGGACCCCGAGGCCCGGTACTACTTCGTGCACTCCTACGCGGCGCACGACTGGACCCTCGAAGTCACCAACGCCAAGATCCGTGCGCCCAAGGTGACTTGGTCCACGCACGGCGAGCGGTTCGTGGCCGCCGTGGAGAACGGCGCGCTGTGGGCCACCCAGTTCCACCCCGAGAAGTCCGGCGATGCCGGCGCCCAGCTGCTGACCAACTGGATCGAGACGCTGTAA
- the hisB gene encoding imidazoleglycerol-phosphate dehydratase HisB, with translation MSPRVGRVERTTKETSVLVEINLDGTGKVDVATGVGFYDHMLDQLGRHGLFDLTVKTEGDLHIDSHHTIEDTALALGAAFKQALGDKVGIYRFGNCTVPLDESLAQVTVDLSGRPYLVHTEPEKMAPMIGAYDTTMTRHILESFVAQAQIALHVHVPYGRNAHHIVECQFKALARALRYASEHDPRAAGILPSTKGAL, from the coding sequence ATGAGCCCCCGCGTAGGCCGCGTGGAACGCACCACGAAGGAAACGTCCGTGCTCGTCGAGATCAACCTCGACGGCACCGGAAAGGTCGATGTCGCCACCGGGGTCGGCTTCTACGACCACATGCTCGACCAGCTCGGCCGCCACGGCCTCTTCGACCTCACGGTCAAGACCGAGGGCGACCTGCACATCGACAGCCACCACACCATCGAGGACACCGCCCTCGCGCTCGGCGCCGCCTTCAAGCAGGCCCTCGGCGACAAGGTCGGCATCTACCGCTTCGGCAACTGCACCGTCCCGCTGGACGAGTCGCTCGCCCAGGTCACCGTCGACCTCTCCGGCCGCCCCTACCTCGTGCACACCGAGCCCGAGAAGATGGCGCCGATGATCGGCGCGTACGACACGACGATGACCCGGCACATCCTGGAGTCCTTCGTCGCCCAGGCGCAGATCGCCCTGCACGTCCACGTCCCGTACGGGCGCAACGCGCACCACATCGTCGAGTGCCAGTTCAAGGCGCTCGCCCGCGCCCTGCGCTACGCCTCCGAGCACGACCCGCGCGCCGCCGGAATCCTGCCCTCCACGAAGGGCGCCCTGTGA
- the hisF gene encoding imidazole glycerol phosphate synthase subunit HisF: MTLAVRVIPCLDVDNGRVVKGVNFQNLRDAGDPVEMAKLYDAEGADELTFLDITASSGDRETTYDVVRRTAEQVFIPLTVGGGVRTPEDVDKLLRAGADKVGVNTAAIARPDLIREIAERFGRQVLVLSVDARRTPRGTFEVTTHGGRKGTGVDAVEWAHRAAELGAGEILLNSMDADGTKDGYDTEMIEAVRRHVTVPVIASGGAGRLADFAPAIEAGADAVLAASVFHFGDLRISEVKGALRDAGHPVR; encoded by the coding sequence GTGACTCTCGCCGTACGGGTCATCCCCTGCCTCGACGTCGACAACGGCCGGGTCGTCAAGGGCGTCAACTTCCAGAACCTGCGCGACGCCGGGGACCCCGTCGAGATGGCCAAGCTGTACGACGCCGAGGGCGCCGACGAGCTGACCTTCCTCGACATCACCGCCTCCAGCGGCGACCGTGAGACGACGTACGACGTGGTCCGCCGCACCGCCGAGCAGGTCTTCATCCCGCTCACCGTCGGCGGCGGCGTCCGCACCCCGGAGGACGTCGACAAGCTGCTGCGCGCCGGGGCGGACAAGGTCGGCGTCAACACCGCCGCCATCGCCCGCCCCGACCTCATCCGCGAGATCGCCGAACGCTTCGGACGCCAGGTCCTGGTGCTCTCGGTCGATGCCCGCCGTACCCCTCGGGGCACGTTCGAGGTCACCACGCACGGCGGCCGCAAGGGCACCGGCGTCGACGCCGTCGAATGGGCCCACCGGGCCGCCGAGCTGGGCGCGGGCGAGATCCTGCTCAACTCGATGGACGCCGACGGCACCAAGGACGGCTACGACACCGAGATGATCGAGGCGGTCCGGCGGCACGTCACCGTGCCCGTCATCGCCTCCGGCGGCGCGGGCCGGCTCGCCGACTTCGCCCCGGCGATCGAGGCAGGGGCCGACGCGGTGCTCGCCGCGTCGGTCTTCCACTTCGGCGACCTGCGGATCTCCGAGGTCAAAGGCGCGCTGCGGGACGCGGGGCACCCGGTCCGCTGA
- a CDS encoding LuxR family transcriptional regulator, translating to MTPSTTVRSPLRLYGRDDELATLGNLLALSRRGEGGALVVAAPPGLGRTALLCAAAEAHRARGPVLWAMAASAERAVPYSGLGALLGVGPAGASPAAPPTGITPDALAGRLREFADGGPLLVCVDDAHAWDAASRAALAFVARRPGAGSGIAFLLSASDGTAFAGLPTLHLAPLGEVAASALLDRLTSGSEGLDPVVRAELLREAGGNPRLLAGLTGRLTPDQLAGRTPLPWPLPGGEAVLSAHAERLDDLPDRTRALLLLAAAAQEHEPEGAGADALLLMRTGTRAGLPRVFLDRALFDGTGTGGLLQRSGSRVHFAHPLAARAVLHHAPWARRRAAHELLATLLAEAGDRDGADDAPARDGQGFPDAPPARTARTTTAPPALPLAALVQRACAASGPDAALADGLEAAAVAPVAHAARSAALARAALLSTGPALRAARFAAAAEQARLAGDPPLARALLARTGPRTAEADPAAQPRAVGGAVEPREAGPPTGPAPADPVTAPVDAGAATDPAPGLAPYVHGMLALRSGPVADAHEALLAAAALLAPHDHRRALDALLGAAEAAWAAGDALGYLDAMNRLARNPADEGLEHYRAGMSGVLEGRTAEGHARLRRCLAPGGDPGDPAALLRAGVAALVLGDIAAACRAGARALAAVRTKGPDALLPQALEHLAYAELRAGRHAGARAHALEGLHAARRTGQPNSSAHLHAVLALAASVEGPAEACAAHGDAALAGAGPHGLVQAATLATWARARADLAAGRPGEAAARLAPLVKAGPGRGHFATRTLAVPCWVEAAVLDGRLPEESRALHAAVDEFALWAARAADPGAPAQLARCRALLAPADEADARYSEALAHHEEAGGEFEQARTRLLYGQWLRRRRRTREARGPLRDALVGFQRCSARAWADRTAGELRAAGEPAGARPDRAGDPLAALTPQQQRIARCVAEGATNREVALRLSLSPRTVDHHLRNVFAALSIRSRTELARLLSP from the coding sequence GTGACCCCATCGACGACCGTGCGCAGTCCGCTCCGGCTGTACGGCCGGGATGACGAACTCGCCACCCTCGGGAACCTGCTGGCGTTGTCACGGCGAGGTGAGGGGGGTGCGCTGGTGGTGGCGGCGCCGCCCGGTCTCGGCCGTACGGCACTGCTGTGCGCGGCGGCCGAGGCGCACCGGGCCCGAGGCCCCGTGCTGTGGGCCATGGCCGCCTCGGCCGAACGTGCCGTGCCCTACAGCGGCCTGGGCGCCCTGCTCGGCGTGGGTCCGGCCGGGGCTTCGCCGGCCGCTCCACCCACCGGCATCACGCCCGACGCCCTGGCCGGCCGGCTGCGGGAGTTCGCCGACGGCGGGCCGCTGCTGGTCTGCGTCGACGACGCGCACGCCTGGGATGCGGCGTCGCGGGCCGCCCTCGCCTTCGTGGCCCGCAGGCCGGGTGCGGGCAGCGGGATCGCCTTTCTCCTCTCGGCCTCCGACGGCACCGCCTTCGCCGGACTGCCCACCCTGCATCTCGCGCCCCTGGGCGAGGTGGCGGCCTCGGCGCTCCTGGACCGGCTGACATCCGGCTCGGAGGGGCTCGACCCGGTGGTACGCGCCGAACTCCTCCGCGAGGCGGGCGGAAACCCCCGGCTGCTGGCCGGGCTCACCGGCCGGCTCACCCCGGACCAACTCGCCGGACGCACCCCGCTGCCCTGGCCGCTGCCCGGCGGCGAAGCGGTGCTGTCCGCCCACGCCGAACGCCTCGACGACCTTCCGGACCGGACCCGCGCCCTGCTCCTGCTCGCCGCGGCGGCCCAGGAGCACGAGCCGGAGGGCGCTGGGGCGGACGCGCTGCTCCTGATGCGCACAGGCACCCGCGCCGGGCTGCCCCGGGTCTTCCTGGACCGAGCCCTGTTCGACGGCACCGGTACCGGCGGCCTTCTCCAGCGATCCGGCAGCCGCGTCCACTTCGCCCACCCCCTCGCCGCCCGTGCCGTGCTCCACCACGCCCCCTGGGCCCGCCGCAGAGCCGCCCACGAACTGCTCGCCACCCTGTTGGCGGAGGCCGGCGACCGGGACGGGGCGGACGATGCGCCGGCCCGGGACGGGCAGGGCTTCCCGGACGCCCCGCCCGCCCGCACCGCGCGAACCACCACCGCGCCCCCGGCCCTCCCGCTCGCCGCCCTCGTCCAGCGGGCCTGCGCCGCCTCCGGGCCGGACGCGGCGCTGGCGGACGGGCTCGAAGCGGCCGCCGTCGCCCCCGTCGCGCACGCCGCGCGCTCCGCGGCCCTGGCCCGCGCCGCCCTGCTCTCCACCGGGCCGGCCCTGCGCGCAGCCCGGTTCGCCGCGGCGGCCGAGCAGGCGCGGCTGGCGGGCGACCCGCCCTTGGCCCGTGCCCTGCTGGCCAGAACCGGGCCCCGCACGGCCGAAGCGGACCCGGCCGCCCAGCCCCGCGCGGTGGGCGGGGCCGTCGAGCCCCGCGAGGCGGGTCCGCCCACCGGCCCCGCCCCCGCGGATCCGGTGACCGCCCCTGTCGACGCCGGCGCCGCCACCGACCCCGCACCGGGTCTCGCCCCCTACGTGCACGGCATGCTGGCCCTCCGGTCCGGGCCCGTGGCCGACGCCCACGAAGCCCTGCTCGCCGCGGCAGCGCTTCTGGCACCGCACGATCACCGCCGGGCGCTCGACGCCCTCCTCGGTGCGGCCGAGGCCGCCTGGGCGGCGGGAGACGCCCTCGGCTACCTCGACGCCATGAACCGCCTCGCCCGCAACCCCGCGGACGAGGGCCTGGAGCACTACCGGGCCGGCATGAGCGGTGTACTCGAAGGCCGCACCGCCGAAGGGCACGCCCGCCTCCGCCGTTGCCTCGCCCCCGGCGGGGACCCCGGCGACCCGGCCGCGCTGCTCCGGGCCGGTGTCGCGGCCCTGGTCCTCGGCGACATCGCCGCAGCCTGCCGCGCGGGCGCCCGCGCGCTCGCCGCCGTACGGACCAAAGGCCCCGACGCGCTGCTGCCCCAGGCGCTCGAACACCTCGCCTACGCCGAGCTGCGGGCCGGCCGGCACGCCGGTGCGCGGGCCCATGCCCTGGAGGGGCTGCATGCCGCCCGGCGTACGGGGCAGCCCAACAGTTCCGCCCATCTGCACGCCGTGCTCGCCCTCGCCGCTTCCGTGGAAGGGCCCGCCGAGGCGTGTGCCGCGCACGGGGACGCCGCGCTGGCCGGGGCGGGCCCGCACGGGCTGGTCCAGGCCGCCACCCTCGCCACCTGGGCCCGGGCCCGGGCGGACCTGGCCGCCGGGCGGCCGGGCGAGGCGGCCGCCCGGCTGGCCCCCCTCGTCAAGGCCGGGCCTGGCCGGGGCCACTTCGCCACCCGGACGCTCGCCGTGCCCTGCTGGGTCGAGGCCGCCGTGCTGGACGGACGACTTCCCGAGGAGTCCCGCGCACTCCACGCCGCCGTCGACGAGTTCGCGCTCTGGGCCGCCCGGGCAGCCGACCCGGGCGCCCCCGCCCAGCTGGCCCGCTGCCGTGCCCTCCTTGCCCCAGCCGACGAAGCCGATGCCCGCTACTCCGAGGCACTGGCCCACCACGAAGAGGCCGGCGGCGAGTTCGAACAGGCGCGCACCCGGCTGCTGTACGGGCAGTGGCTGCGCCGCCGTCGGCGTACCCGCGAGGCCCGCGGCCCCCTGCGCGACGCCCTGGTCGGCTTCCAGCGCTGCTCGGCCCGCGCCTGGGCGGACCGGACCGCCGGGGAACTGCGGGCGGCGGGGGAGCCGGCCGGAGCCCGGCCCGACCGGGCGGGCGACCCGTTGGCGGCGCTCACCCCCCAGCAGCAGCGCATCGCCCGCTGCGTCGCCGAGGGGGCCACCAACCGCGAAGTGGCGCTTCGGCTCTCGCTCAGTCCGCGCACGGTCGACCACCACCTCCGTAACGTCTTCGCCGCCCTCTCCATCCGCTCCCGCACCGAACTGGCCCGGCTGCTGAGCCCCTGA
- a CDS encoding CdaR family transcriptional regulator, with amino-acid sequence MPQVVRSRIGALHGRSPVPPLPHRFRSLADREAVEVLHRAARVLVASLPALTDRLVEALYAQEPAYRAAIDSDRAEVWQEVHHSLRHNVGSLIQPREFREPAHRTSRWIGEIRAEQGVPLDAVLHAFRMGGAMVWQDLVDETARRDPDDIRLLVHVAADVWNFVDEHCGVVADAYRQAERRLSWRRENRQRLMVAALLDGTARIADLAEAAEMLGLPEQGRYAVLAVAGGRRSGAGAGGVSGAGGVPHGPASGVASGAEAVRQGPGCTAPPPVVLPAAPPGATALWHPGPDAEFAILPLAGPPGELSELAAALDVPAGTRAGIGSAVEGLAALGDARRLAETALRACPASGGTVLLDEHLPDALVVSSPALAGALADRVLGPLDRLDPADRDVIVETLTAWLDADGSAQRAGARLYCHRNTVLNRLRRFEQLTGRCLTRPRDAVEVSLALAARRLLGT; translated from the coding sequence ATGCCACAGGTCGTACGTTCGCGGATCGGGGCGCTGCACGGCCGCTCCCCGGTGCCGCCGTTGCCGCACCGCTTCCGGTCCCTGGCCGACCGCGAGGCCGTCGAGGTGCTGCACCGGGCCGCCCGGGTCCTCGTCGCGTCACTGCCCGCCCTCACCGACCGGCTCGTCGAGGCCCTGTACGCCCAGGAGCCCGCCTACCGGGCGGCGATCGACTCCGACCGGGCCGAGGTCTGGCAGGAGGTCCACCACTCGCTGCGGCACAACGTCGGCTCGCTGATCCAGCCCCGCGAGTTCCGGGAGCCGGCCCACCGCACCTCCCGCTGGATCGGCGAGATCCGCGCCGAGCAGGGCGTACCGCTCGACGCCGTCCTGCACGCCTTCCGCATGGGCGGCGCGATGGTCTGGCAGGACCTCGTGGACGAGACCGCCCGGCGCGACCCCGACGACATCCGGCTGCTCGTCCATGTCGCCGCCGATGTGTGGAACTTCGTCGACGAGCACTGCGGGGTCGTCGCGGACGCCTACCGGCAGGCCGAGCGGCGGCTCTCCTGGCGGCGCGAGAACCGCCAGCGGCTGATGGTCGCCGCCCTGCTCGACGGCACCGCCCGGATCGCGGACCTGGCCGAGGCGGCGGAGATGCTGGGGCTGCCGGAGCAGGGCCGGTACGCGGTGCTCGCGGTGGCCGGAGGGCGGCGGAGCGGGGCGGGGGCCGGTGGTGTGAGCGGGGCGGGAGGCGTCCCGCACGGGCCGGCCTCCGGCGTCGCGAGCGGGGCAGAGGCCGTCCGGCAAGGGCCGGGGTGCACAGCTCCACCGCCGGTGGTACTGCCCGCCGCACCTCCGGGAGCGACGGCGCTCTGGCACCCGGGCCCGGACGCCGAGTTCGCGATCCTGCCGCTGGCCGGCCCGCCCGGCGAGCTGAGCGAACTGGCCGCCGCGCTGGACGTACCGGCCGGGACCCGGGCCGGGATCGGCTCGGCCGTCGAGGGCCTGGCCGCCCTCGGTGACGCCCGGCGGCTGGCGGAGACCGCACTGCGGGCCTGCCCTGCCTCCGGGGGGACCGTCCTGCTCGACGAGCACCTCCCGGACGCCCTGGTCGTGTCGTCCCCGGCGCTCGCCGGCGCGCTCGCCGACCGGGTGCTGGGCCCGTTGGACCGGCTGGACCCCGCCGACCGCGACGTCATCGTGGAGACCCTCACCGCCTGGCTGGACGCGGACGGCTCGGCGCAGCGGGCAGGGGCCCGGCTCTACTGCCACCGCAACACGGTCCTCAACCGCCTCCGCCGCTTCGAACAGCTCACCGGTCGCTGCCTCACCCGCCCCCGGGACGCGGTCGAGGTCTCGCTCGCCCTGGCGGCGCGGCGGCTGCTCGGCACCTGA
- a CDS encoding RidA family protein, translating into MTDAAPAAGVRRISTGAPWEEKFGYSRAVELPGGLVLVAGCTSVVNGQISAGSPYEQAVTAFDVAFAALEQVGLGREDVVRTRMYITHARDVDEVGRAHKELFDAVRPAASMIIVSGFVDPSLVVEVEVEAYRGGAK; encoded by the coding sequence ATGACGGACGCCGCCCCGGCCGCCGGTGTGCGCCGGATCTCCACCGGCGCCCCCTGGGAGGAGAAGTTCGGTTACTCGCGCGCCGTCGAGCTCCCGGGCGGGCTCGTCCTGGTCGCCGGCTGCACCTCCGTCGTCAACGGCCAGATCTCCGCGGGCTCCCCGTACGAGCAGGCCGTCACCGCCTTCGACGTCGCCTTCGCGGCGCTGGAGCAGGTGGGCCTGGGGCGCGAGGACGTCGTCCGCACCCGGATGTACATCACGCACGCCCGGGACGTGGACGAGGTCGGCCGCGCCCACAAGGAGCTGTTCGACGCCGTACGCCCCGCCGCCTCGATGATCATCGTGTCCGGTTTCGTGGACCCGAGCCTGGTCGTCGAGGTCGAGGTCGAGGCCTACCGAGGAGGCGCGAAGTGA